The genomic region CCGGTGTCGCCACCGTCGGGCTGCCGGTTCCACACCCGGTGCCTGCAGGCGGAGGCGCGGTGCTCGGTCGACGTCCCGCAGTTGCGGGTGATCGAGTCCGGGCAGCACGTGGCGTGCCACTTCGCCGAACGGGCGCAGGCGGCGTACACCTCGGGCGTGCCATCCTGAGCGGCGTGCAAAGCCAACTGCTGATCGAGCCGCGCCCGCGCGACGACCTCGGTCTGGTCCTGCTGCTCGATCTGGCCCTGCAGGAGCTCTTCATCCGGTACCCGGCGAGCACGTCGCACCCGGTCCACCCGGACACCTCGTTCCTGGTTGCGGGCGCCGGGGGCGACGCGGTCGGCTGTATCGGCCTGATGCCGGTCGTGCACGGCGTCGGCGAGATCAAGCGCATGTACGTGCGCCCCGAGCACCGCGGCCGGGGTGTCGCCCGCCGCCTGATCGGCTCCGCGGAGGCCGTCGCCCGGCACCGCGGCGCCACCGCCCTCCGCCTGGCCACCGGTGTCCGCCAGCCGGAGGCCGTCAGCCTGTACGAGTCCCTCGGCTACCGGCCCATCCCGGCGTACGGCAAGTACGTCGACGAGCCCACCGCCCTCTGCTACGCCAAGCCTCTCCCGTGACCGTGCTCCCAGCGCCCGGGGTGCCGACCGGCCACTGACGGTGGGTGACATCCTTGGGCGGGACGCAACGGTGTGGAAAGGGTGCGGATGATCAAGGTCGGGGTGCTGGGGGCCAAGGGCAAGATGGGGTCCCAGACGTGTCTGGCGGTGGAGGACGCGGACGGGCTGGAGCTGGTGGCCCGGCTCGATCAGGGTGACGACCTGGCGGAGCTGACGAAGGCCGGCGCCCAGGTGGTCGTCGACTTCACCCGGCCCGAGGTGGTGATGGGCAACCTCGAGTGGTGCATCGGGCACGGCGTCGACGCCGTCGTCGGCACGACCGGGTTCGACGACGAGCGGCTGGCGACGCTGCGCGACCAGCTCGGCGCGCAGCCGGCGAGCGGGGTGCTGATCGCGGCCAACTTCTCGATCGGCGCGGTGCTGATGATGCGGTTCGCCGCCCAGGCCGCCAAGTACTACGAGTCGGTCGAGATCATCGAGCTGCACCATCCCGACAAGGTCGACGCCCCCTCCGGTACGGCGCGCCGCACCGCCGAGCTGATCGCCGCAGCCCGCCGGGAGGCCGGCGCCGCCCCCGTCCCGGACGCCACCACGACCGCGCTCGACGGCGCCCGCGGGGCCGAGGTCGACGGAATCCGGGTGCACGGCGTCCGGCTGCGGGGACTGGTCGCGCACCAGGAGGTGCTGTTCGGCGACGCCGGCGAGACGCTGACGATCCGGCACGACTCGATGCACCGCGAGTCGTTCATGGCCGGTGTCCTGCTCGGCGTCCGGCGGATCGTCGACACCCCCGGGCTGACGGTCGGTCTCGAGCACTTCCTCGACCTCGACTGAGATCCGCGACCGATGACCAGCAAACGCGCGGCGCTCGTGATCGCGGCCGTCTTCGTCGTGTACGCCGTGCTGCTCGGCTGGCGCGGCGTGCTGCTGATCGGTACCGGGGAGCCGGTCGCGATCGGGCTCGGGGTCGCGGTGCTGGTGATCCCGGTGGTCGGCGCGTACCTGGTCTGGCGGGAGCTGCAGTTCGGCCGCCGGACCGAGCAGCTCGCGCACGAGCTCGACCTGGAAGGTGGCCTGCCGGTGGACGACCTGCCGCGCCGGCCCTCCGGACGGGTGGACCGGGCCGCCGCGGATGCCGCGTTCACGCAGTACAAGGTGGCGGTCGAGGCGGCGCCGGACGACTGGCGGGCCTGGTTCCGGCTCTCCACGGCGTACGACGCGGCCGGCGACCGCAAACGGGCCCGGGCGTCGATGCGGACCGCGATCTCCCGCCACGACGGCGTCTGAGCCCGGTCGATCAAACGATTGCGTCGGTCGCGGGCCGTGCGCGGATTCGCAGCAGTTGGGCGCGAACCGCCTCCACCGCCTGACAATCCTGCGGCGGAGAGGCTACTTTCGAGGGGTGCGCGGCGACCGCCGTGCACGGGTCGGAGACTGGGTGGAGCCGTCCTGTGCCATCTGACGGGTCTCGCCGTGGCTCGGACGACGTTCAGGGAACGGGGTTCGGTGATCTGCTGCGCCGGCACCGGCGAGACGCCGGACTGTCGCAGGAAGGGTTGGCCGAGCTCGCCGGTCTGAGCGTCGACGCGATCGCGGCCCTCGAACGAGGTCGTCGCCGCGCGCCCAGGCCGCACACCCTGAGGTTGCTCGGAGACGCTCTCCGGCTCGGTGCGCCCGACCGGGCCCAGCTCACCGCGGCCGCCCGGCGCGACGGCGACCCCAGCCGCTCGACGCTGCGCCCGCCGCCGGTCCCGGCGAACCGGCTGATCGGCCGGGGCGACGAGCTGACCGAGACCGGCCGGCGGCTCGGCGAGCGGGTGACCCGCCTGCTCACCCTGACCGGGCCCGGCGGGGTCGGCAAGACGCAGCTCGCGCTCGCGTTGACCGGCGGCATCGGGCCCAAGTTCGACGACGGCGTCTGCTGGGTGCCGCTCGCGCCGATCGCCGACCAGGCCGCGATCGCGCCGACCATCGCCGCCGCGACCGGTCTGCACCCGATCGAGGGTGCCCGCCTGGTCGAGGAGGTCGCCGAGCAGCTCGGCCGCCGCAGGATCCTGCTGGTGCTGGACAACTGCGAGCACCTGGTCGCCGAGGCTGCGCGGATCTGCGCCGCGCTGCTGGAGTCGTGCCCGAACCTGTCGATCCTGGCGACCAGCCGCGAACTGCTCCGGGTGCCGGGCGAGAGCGTGTACGTCGTACCACCGCTGGCGTTGCCGGCCGTCGAGCAGCAGCCCGAGTCGTCGCCGGCCGTCCGGCTGTTCGTCGACCGGGCGAGCGCGCGCGGGAACAAGCCGACCGGGCAGATCGAGCAGGTGGCCCGGGTGGTCCGCCGGTTGGAGGGCATGCCGCTGGCGATCGAGCTGGCCGCGGCCCGGACCAACGTGCTGACGGTCGAGGAGCTCGCCGCCGAGCTGGAGACGTCGTTCGGCATTCTCGCCGGCGTCTCCAGCACGGCGGAACCGCGCCAGCAGTCGCTGGCCGACGCGATCGGCTGGAGCCACGACCTGCTGACCGCACCGGAACGGACCCTGTTCGCCGAGTTGTCGGTGTTCGTCGGCGGCTGGACGCTGAACGCGGCGGCGGCGGTGCTCGCCGGCACGGCGACGCCCGGACCGCTGGAACGCGCCCAAACGCTCGACCTGACCAGCCGGCTGGTGGACAAGTCGCTGATCCGGGTCAGCCGCGAGGGCGGTATCGCGCGCTACGACATGCTCGCGGTGATCCGCGAGTTCGCAGCCGGCCGGTTGGCGGAGAGCGGGCGCGGCGACGAGGTGGCCCGCAACCACGCCGCCTTCTTCCTCGCGCTCGCCGAGGAGGCCGAGACCCACTTGCGCGGCGCGAACCAGGGCGCTTGGCTCGACCGGCTCGAGGGCGAGCTCGACAACCTGCGCGCGGCGATGAGCTGGGCGCTGCGGGCCAAGGCCAGTGCCGACGCGGTGCGGCTGGCCGGTGCGCTCTGGCTGTTCTGCTACCTGCGCGGGCACTACTCGGAGGGCAGCGAGTGGCTGGAGCGGTCGCTCGTGCTGGCCGAGGACGCGCCCGGCCTGCGGTCCGCGAAGGCGAAGGCCCAACTCGGCGCGGGCATGCTCGCCTTCTTGCAGTGTGAGTACGAGATCGCGACCACCCGCCTCAAGTCCGCGCTCGCGCAGTACGAGGAACTCGGCGACACCGCCGGTACTGCGCTGGTGATGCAGCGGCTCGGCTGCGTCGCCCGGGAGCGGGGTGACTATCTGACCGCGGAAAGCCTGCACTGCCGCAGCTACGACCTGTTCGAGAGTCTGGGCGACCGGTCGGGCATGGCCTGGGCGCACAACCAGCTCGGGTTCGTCGCCTGGCTGCGCGGGGACCTGGAGGTCGCGGCCCGGCGCTGCCGGAAGGCGCGGGACAGCTTCCGGGTGCTCGGCGACGGCGAAGGGCTGGCGTGGGCACTGATCAGCCTCGGCGCGATCGCGCAGTACGCCGGTGACCTGACCGAGGCCGAGGACCTGCTGCAGGAGAGTCTCGCGCTGTCCCAACGGCTCGGGTACCGCGAAGGCGTCGCCTGGTCGCTCAACCAGCTCGGCATCGTGGAGCGCCGGCGCGGGTTCACCGAACGCGCGGTCCACCTGCTCGACGAAAGCCTGGCCGAGCACCGCGATCTCGGTGATCGCTGGCGCTCGGCGAGCGTGCTGGAGGAGCTGGCGACCGTCGCTCAGCAACGCCACCGCACGGAGTACGCCGCGTTCCTGCTCGGGGCGGCGGACGGCATCCGCGAGGTGATCGGCGCTCCGGTGCCGGAGATCGAGAAGGCCGACCACCAGGCCACCCGGCAGGCGATCGAGCGGGCCCTGGACCGCCGCGCGTTCCGGGCCGCCTGGTCCGCAGGCCGCGCGACGCCGCTCTCGGCTGTCGCCGACGGCTATCCCGGCCCGGCCGCGGCCCCGGACCGCTCCACCAGGCTGTAGCTCGACCCGGTCCTGGGTCGTGCGACCACCAGGACGCACGACCCAGGCCGGTGGTTCGGAGCCGGCCGCCCCGCCGGCTCCGAAGCCAGCCTCGCGGAGCACCACGACCTGGGGGATCGAAGGTACCCCGCGAGGGACCGTTGGCAGGACCGTCCGACGTCGACGGGTCCCGGCCGGCTGTGTTCTGTCTGACCCCCCAGGCAGTCCCCCCACTCCACAGCCGGCCGAAGCCGCGTCGGCGACGTCCCCTCCCGTCGAGCCCCCTTCGACGATCGGTTCTCCCGCGCTGACTCCAGGTTGTCCTGGTGACGCTCTGTGGCACAGGGACGTTACCCTGACATCGCCCTGACAACCAGGTGCTGACAACGAAGGCGCCGCCTGGTTTTCGCGCAGCGTGACCGGAGTCTGCCGTTCGGTGCCCGAATCTGCGCCGACATCGCCCGGTTCAGAGTGGTGTTTCGTACCGCGCTGTGACCGGGTTCGGCCCGGGCGCCGAGCTGCTCAGCGCAGGTAGCCGGACACCTGCCGGGTGAAGCCGGCGATCCGGTGCAGTGGCGCACCGTCACCGCCGCCGTCCGGGTGGGGCATCTGCGGCCCCGGCAGGCCTTCGCCCTGGCAGGTGGTGTCGTCGGCCGGGGCGCGGCCGGTCGCGAGGAACGCGTCGACGAGCCGGTCGGCGCACTTGTTCACGCCGCCGTAGACACCGTGGTCGCCCTCGCCGGTGACGGTGATCAGCCGCGACCCGGCGTACCGGCTGTGGGCTCCGAGGGCGAGCGAGACGTTGGTCGCCGGGTCGTGCACGGACTGCACCATCAGCGTGGTCGGCAGACCTTCGCCGGTCGGCGTCGGCAGCGTCCGGCGCGGGCGGTCCCAGGACAAGCACGGGTTCTCGTTCATACCCCAGCCGAGCAGCGGGTACTGCGGACCGAGCTGCGCGGACAGCCGCTCGCCGTACTCGCGTCCCTGCGGCCACTCGGTGTCGTTGCAGGTGACGGCTGTGAAGGTGGCGTGCTCCGCGTCGTCGGCGAACGGCCGGCCGATCGGGCTCAGGCCCACGGTGCTGCGGGTCGCGCGCTGAACCAGCTGGCGCTGCCGGTCGACGGACAGCGCGTCCACCTTGCGCTGCGCGGCGCGCGGTCCGCCGGTGGTCTGGGCGGCGGACAGGTCGCGCAGGAAGGCGAGGTCGACGGCCAGCGAGTAGAAGTCGCGCTTGGTGTAGAGGTCTCCGGTGACGATGTTGTCCAGAGTGTTCTGGTCGTAGCTGATCTTCACCGATCCGTCCAGGTACTCCTCGACCGCGGGCTGCTTCTTGAGGTCGGCGCGCAGCTGCTCGTACGTGCGCAGCACCTGCCGGGGCGTGCGGCCGAGCTTCAGCTGCTGGTGGTACTTCGCCGCCCAGGGCGCGAAGTCCTGGCGGAACCGGCGTTCGAAGGCCTGCGGCTGGGCGTTGAAGGTGTCGACCCACGGCCGGGTGAAGTCGGTGTTCGAGTCCAGCACGAACCGGCCGACGTGCCCGGGGAAGAAGGTCTGGTAGTACGCGCCGAGCCAGGTGCCGCCGGAGTAGCCGACGTAGTCGATGCGCTCGAAGCCGAGCAGGTGGCGGATCAGGTCCATGTCGTGCACGGTCTGCGCTGTGTCGACGTACGGGAGCAGGCCGCGGGACTGGCGTGCGCAGTACGGGTGGGTCAGCTCGGTGGCCTCGGCGATCAGGTCGAGGTTGCCGGCGTCGCGGTCCCGGGCGTCCATCGTGTAGCCGGGCGCGCCCTGGCAGGTGACGTTGGAGCTGTCGCCGGTGCCGCGCGGGTCGAAGCCGACGGCCAGGTGGTCCTTGGCCAGCGCAGGCCGCGCGGCCAGGAACGGTGCCATCCCGAGCCCGGCGCCCCCCGGTCCGCCGGGGTTGCCGAACACGACCCGGCGCGGCGTGCCCTTGGCCGGCGCCACCTTGCTGACGGCGATCTGGATGTCGTCGCGGCCGGCCGGGCTCCACCAGTCGCGCGGCGCGGTGATCTTCGCGCAGCTCACCCGCAGCTCGGGCTCGCCGCACGGCTTCCAGCTGACCTTCTGGTCCAGGTAGCGACTCGCCACGTACCCGGGTCTGTCCAGGATCGGCGCCGGCTCGACGGCGGCGGTGGCGCCGGAGCCGGGCACGACCAGCAGAGCGGGCAGACTGATACCGAGGCCGAGCGCGGCCAGGGTACGGACCTTCATGCATCCTCCAGGGATGTCCGAACGTGACGAGACCGTCGCAATCTGTCACGTCAGCCTCTGCCGGTCGAACACCACCCCCGGCCCGGCGCCGGATCCGCGTCTGCTAGGGCCGCTCGCAGAACGTCGTACAGAACATCAGAGGCGTACTCGCCCGAATGCCCTCGCGGCAGCGGAACTGTCCTCGGGGCCCTCTAGGGTCGGGGAACCGACGAGGGCTGCGAGGTGGAGTTGATGGGAACCGGGGAACTGCTGATCGGGCAGCTGGAGTTCTACTGGGACGTGCATTTCCGGCCACGGCTCGACGGGCTGACCGACGCGGAGTACCTGTGGGAGCCGGCGCAGCCCAGCTGGACCGTGCATCCCGACGGCGCCGGCCGCATCGTGATGGACCAGGAAGTGCCGGAGCCGTCCCCGGCGCCGGTGACGACGATCGCGTGGCGGCTGGTGCACATCGGCGTCGGGTGCTTCGCGATCCGGGTCAACACGTTCTTCGAGGACAACCCGGACGGTGCCGACATGTTCGATGCCCGGCACCGTCCGGCCGACCTGCCGTTGACCGCCGCGGGTGGGCTGGCGTTTCTCGACCACTGGTACCGCCGGTGGCACGACGGGATCCGGTCGATGGACGAGAAGGCGCTGGCGCGACCGCTGGGTCCGAAGGCCGGCCCGTACGCCGACGACACGATGCTCGGCCTGATCGCCCACATCAACCGCGAGACCATCCACCATGGCGCCGAGATCTGTCTGCTCCGCGACCTCTACCGCGCCGGGTAGCTGCTCGTCAGACCCGCAGCACGATCTTCCCGGCCGCCTGGTTGGTCTCGCCCCGACGGTGGGCGGCGGCGGCCTCGGCCAGTGGGAAGACCGAGTCGAGCTCCACCCGGAGCTTGCCCTCAGCAACGAGGTCGGTGATCGCGGTCAGGCCGAGGCGGTCGGGCTCCACCAGGGTGAACTCCGCGCGGATGCCCCGCCGCCGGCCCTCCTGGACGGTCGCCTCGTCGACGGACAGGATGCAGACGTACGAACCGCCGTCCTTCAGCACGTCGAGCGAGCGCCGGCCGGTGTCGCCGGCGATCGGATCGAGGACCAGATCGACCGGCCGCTCGCGCAGGACGGCGGCGAAGTCCTCGGTGCGGTAGTCGATCACCTCGTCGGCCCCGAGCGACCGCACGAAGTCGTGCTTGGCCGCGCTGGCGGTCCCGATCACCTCCGCGCCGAAGCTCTTCGCGAGCTGCACGGCCAGGTGACCGACTCCGCCCGCGGCCGCATGGACCAGCACGCGCTGCCCCGAGCGCAGCCCTCCGGTCTCCACCAGACCTTGCCACGCCGTCAGCGCAGCGAGCGGCAACCCCGCGGCCTGCTCGACACTCAGTGACGCGGGCTTGCGGACGAACTGCCGCGACGGGGCGGCGACGTACTCCGCGTACGCCCCGGGCAGCACCGGGAACTTCGGCATTCCCAGCACCTCGTCGCCCACCTGCAGCCAGGTCACGCCGGGCCCGACCTCCTCGACCACGCCGGCCACGTCGTACCCCAGGATCACCGGAGCGTCCGCGTCGGTCGCGTCCCCGCCTTTCGCGCGGCGCTTCCAGTCCGTCGGGTTGACTCCGGCCGCCTGCACCCGGACCAGGATCTCGGTCAGCCCGGGCGACGGCCGCCGCACGTTCTCCAGGTGCAGCACCTCGGGTCCGCCGGCGCCCCGGGCGACCACGGCCCGCATCGTCTTCTCGTTCGCTGTCATGCCCCGAAGTCTCGCCCGGCGGCGCGGTCGTGCCTACTGGCCTGATGGACATCATGTGAAACTATCGGGCCATGTCCGTCCGCCCCGCCCGCAAGCACCGCGTCGCCGTCCTCGCGCTGCCGGGTGTCGTCCCGTTCGAGCTCGCCATCGCGGCGCGGATCTTCGGCGGCGCCTTCGCGGGGGACGATCCGGAGCAGCCGCTGTACGACGTGGTCGCGTGCACGGTCGACGGTTCGCCGGTCGAGACGTCGGACGGCTACGCCATCACCGTCCGGTATGACGCCTCGGTGCTCGCCACCGCCGACACAGTCGTGGTTCCGCCTTCGCATCAACTCCAGGAGATCCTCGACGCCGCGGGTGCGCTCGACGACGCCGTACTGCGTGCGCTGGAGCAGATTCGACCAGGTGCCCGGATGCTGGCGATCTGCACAGGCGCGTTCGTCCTGGCCGCGGCCGGACTGCTCGACGGCCGCCGCGCCGCGACGCACTGGGCCGAGGCCGAGCGGCTCCAGCGGGTGTTCCCTGCCGTCGCGGTCGATCCGATGGTGCTGTTCATCGACGACGGCGACGTCCTGACCTCTGCCGGCGCGGCCGCCGGGATCGACCTGTGCCTGCATGTGGTGCGTCGCGACCACGGGAGCGCAGTGGCCAGCTCGGTAGCGCGGGCCTGCGTCGTACCGCCTCGACGGGACGGCGGCCAGGCGCAGTACGTACGCCGGCCGGTCCCGCCGGCGCGAGACGGCGGTACCGCGGCCACCCGGGCCTGGGCGGCCGAGCGGCTCGGCCGGCCGCTCAGCCTCAGGGAACTCGCCGCGCACGCCGGGATGAGCGTCCGCACGTTCACGCGGAGATTCCGGGGCGAGACCGGGGTGAGTCCTGGCAGCTGGCTGGCCATGCAGCGGCTCGACTACGCGCGCCAGCTACTCGAGGACACCGAACTGACGGTCGACCAGGTCGCCGACCGGGCCGGGTTGGGCACGGGTGCCAATCTTCGGCAACAACTCCGCGAGACCGCCGGGGTGTCGCCGTCCGCGTATCGGCGGATGTTCCGGTCCGAAGTCGAGCCGGGCGTCCGGACGACACCAGGGGTGCGTCAGCTCTGAGCGGGGAGTCACGGCTCGACGGTCGAAGGTCAGTCCTGGGGGCCGGGGTCGGTGTGCAGGCGGATCTGCTTGATCCGGACCGCGCCGTCGCCGTACAGGTCGAGCTCGCGGTGGGCGCCGTCGGGGGCCCAGCCGGCTTCGGTGTAGAAGGCGCGCAGCACGTCATCGGTCGAGTTGACCCAGACCGTGACCCGGCTGAAGCCGTCCGCGCGGATCGTGTCGACGACGGCGTTCAGCAGGCGCGAGCCATGCCCGGCGCGGGTGGCGTCCGGTTTGACTGCCAACTCAGCGACCAGGGCGTCGGTGCGCGGGTCCGCGTCCGGGTCGTCGGACGGCGTGATCGCGGCGAAGCCGACCAGGTCCCGCCCGGCCAGCGCGACCATCACCCGGTTACGCGCCTCGCCCGGCGACAGCAGCGCGGCGCGCCACTGGGCGGCGAACTGGGCCGGGTTCAGGTCGAGCAGGACGTCGGCCGGCAGCAACCCTTCGTAGGCCCGTCGCCAGGCCGCGACCTGCACCTCGCCGATGGCGTTGGCCTCCGCGGGCAGGGCCAGCCGCACGCTGGTCTCCGCGATCGGCGACTCGTTCATCGCGGACAGGCTCTCCGGCTCCGGTACGCCGTACTCGCTGCTCATGGGCCCATCCTCGCAAAGCCTGCCGCACCGCCGAGCGGCAGGACACCCGTGGGCGCCGGCCTGCCGCGCGTCCGCTCTTGTGACACTTCCTGCCGATACGGCGAGAAAGTGTCACAACTGGGCTATGCTGACCGGCATGGACAGCTTCCAGGCCACCATCGACGCCGACGGACGGATCGAGCCGCGCGACGCGATGCCGGAGGGGTACCGCAAGACCCTGATCCGGCAGATCGCGCAGCACGCGCACTCCGAGATCATCGGCATGCAGCCGGAGGGCAACTGGATCAGCCGCGCGCCGTCGCTGCGCCGCAAGGCGATCCTGATGGCCAAGGTGCAGGACGAGGCCGGCCACGGGCTGTACCTGTACGCCGCGGCCGAGACGCTCGGCGTCGACCGCGCGGAGCTGCTCGACCTGCTGCACAGCGGCCGGCAGAAGTACTCCAGCATCTTCAACTACCCGACGCTGACCTGGGCCGACATCGGCGCGATCGGCTGGCTGGTGGACGGCGCCGCGATCGTCAACCAGGTCCCGCTGTGCCGCTGCTCGTACGGCCCGTACGCGCGGGCGATGGTCCGGGTCTGCAAGGAGGAGTCGTTCCACCAGCGGCAGGGCTTCGAAATCCTGCACACGCTGTGCAACGGGACCGAGGCGCAGAAGGCGATGGCCCAGGACGCGCTGAACCGCTGGTGGTGGCCGAGTCTGATGATGTTCGGCCCGCCGGACGCCAGCTCGACCCACTCGGAGCAGTCGATGGCCTGGGGGATCAAGCGGCACAGCAACGACGAGCTGCGCCAGCGTTTCGTCGACATGACCGTGCCGCAGGCCGACGTGCTCGGCTTGCGGGTTCCCGACGACGGCCTGCGGTACGACGAGCAGACCGGCCACTACAGCTTCACCGAGCCCGACTACGAGGAGCTCTACCAGGTCGTCAAGGGCAACGGCCCGTGCAACGCGCAGCGCCTCGCTCACCGGGTCAAGGCGCACGAGGACGGCGCCTGGGTCCGCGAGGCCGCCGCGGCGTACGCCGAGAAGCAGGCCGCGCGGTCCGCCGCGGCCGAGGGGAGTGCGGCATGATCGAGCCGCTCTGGGAGGTTTTCGTCCGGTCGCGGCGCGGCCTCTCGCACACGCACGTCGGTAGCCTGCACGCACCGGACGCGACGATGGCGCTGCGCAACGCCCGCGACGTCTACACCCGCCGCCAGGAGGGCGTGTCGATCTGGGTGGTCCGGGCCGCCGACATTACCGCGTCCAGCCCGGACGAGAAGGACGAGTTCTTCGACCCGGCCGGCGACAAGGTCTACCGGCATCCGACCTTTTACCAGGTCCCGGAAGGCGTCGACCACCTGTGAACGACCTTTTCGTCTACACGCTCCGGCTCGGGGACGACGCGCTGATCGCCGCGCAGCGCACCGCCGAGTGGATCGCGGCCGCGCCGCAGCTCGAGGAAGACGTTGCTCTCGGCAACATCGGGCTGGACCAGCTGGGCCAGGCCCGGTCGCTGCTGCAGTACGCCGCCGAGCTCGAGGGCGCCGGCCGGACCGAGGACGACCTGGCCTACTTCCGCGACGAGCGCGACTTCCTCAACCTCCAGCTGTGCGAGCTGCCGAACGGCGACTTCGGCCACGCGATGGCCCGGCTGCTGTACTTCGCGACCTACCAGCACCTGCTGTACGAGGAGCTGCGCGCGTCGGCCGACGAGACGCTCGCGGGCGTCGCCGGCAAAGCGGTCAAGGAGGTCGCGTA from Kribbella flavida DSM 17836 harbors:
- the paaC gene encoding 1,2-phenylacetyl-CoA epoxidase subunit PaaC, whose product is MNDLFVYTLRLGDDALIAAQRTAEWIAAAPQLEEDVALGNIGLDQLGQARSLLQYAAELEGAGRTEDDLAYFRDERDFLNLQLCELPNGDFGHAMARLLYFATYQHLLYEELRASADETLAGVAGKAVKEVAYHVDHATQWVLRLGDGTEESHRRMQAGLDSLWPYTAELFAADDVVRRLAGVAVDPSTLEEEWLRRVTQVIDDSTCTRPTAAYQHSGGREGRHTEHLGYLLAELQHVARSHPGATW